The DNA region TCTTCTGGCAGGCGGGAGGACTCTTTTCCAGTTGCTCGGGATCCACCAAGACCCGCAACTTGTGCCCACGGGACACTGCCGGTAGTGTCTCAAAGCTTCCGCCGCCTCAATTCCCTTTCTAGAGGTGCCCGTACGCGAAGAGAAGACAAAAGTCACTTTGGCGCCCCCTCACCCCACCTAAGAGAACTCAGGGACTCTCTAATGCTTCTCAAGCTTGCGTTAGGAACGGAATCCACAAGGACGACGGCGTTTCAACTGCGCTTCTGACGGCGGTCAGAAATTTGTTCGGCCCCTTACAATGTTTCCAAGGGAAGCTTCTACATTTGTGGCCGTCCCTGGCAGCCGCCCAGCCCGGGACTTGGGGCTCCACTCGCCATTGGCCAGTGTTTGGCGTGACGCGCTGGGAGGCGGGGCCTCATCAGCTGTTTGCGGGATGCCCCGAGCGGGCGTATTTTGGAAACAATACCGCGCGGTGCGCAGTGGCCTCCTCCGGCGCCCGCCAGAGTCCGCAGCCGCCGCCGGCCCTGCCAGCGGCTCCCGCCTCCCGCCTCCCGCCTCCTGCCAGAGCCCGGTGAGCGACCGGGCGGCCGGGGGCTGGGCGGAGTTGGATCGCACCTCTTCAGGGAAGTGGGAGCGGAGTCTCGCTGCTCGCGGGGGCCCGGGAAGGTCTGGGCTCTGGGCATCTGGGGTGACCATGAGGAACTGGGGCGCTAGGGTGCGGGAATTAGATGCAGAACTCACATCTGGGCGCATTGCTCCAAGTGGAAACTTTGGGtagcatttggaactctaaggaGTTGGGTGCAGGTGAGCAGGGGATCCTTGGGTGCACTGCTAAGCACACCTGGGCGCCTAAGAACGACCAGCCTCTGGGTCTGACTTCGGGTAGTTAGGGAGTTATGGGGTGTCCTACCTCCCTGCGGAGTCTGAAGGCTCCTCTCCTTAACAGCTGGGCTTTCCCCCTCCTTCCCAATCGAGTCTGGGCGCCAAGCCCCCAAGTGTTCATCACGCTGGACCCTGGCGCAGAGCCCTGGCATCACGACTCGGAGGCCGAGACTCTCTCCTGGAGtcacccaggtgtgtgtgtgtgtgtgtgtgtgtgtgtgtgtgtgtgtgtgtgtgtgtattcgtTCGTTCTGCGGTTTTATCTGCTGTTGAGGCTCGGGGTGTCTGGCGACTGCCTTCTCCTACGAAGAGGAGGAGTCTATGTTCAGCATCCCTGTTGGAGCCCTTAGGCGCTGGGATGGCTCCAACTGAGTTTAGTTCCCTTTGCTAGGAATAAAAGATTCCCTAGCAGTATTCTGAGGAAGTGCCCTCGTCCTACATCTGGACATCACTACTCATACTCAGGAAAGAGGTCTCTTTACTCTTTCCCAGTTTACACTTGACCTTGCCCAGCACCCCTTTGGAGACTCCCACGGACTGGAAAGCCACCTGCAGTTCTTGGGGAGAGTGGGAGGGGTCCCTGGGGGCTTGCGGAGCCACACCCTCTGGCTGCACCTCCCCCACTGTCCAGTCTAGGCAAGAGTTGAACTTTGGGGCTTTgctggaagggggaggggaggtgatAGGCTTCAAAGGAAACACCAAGACAATGACTCCTGCTTGTGATTGGCGCTGGAAGAGTCTCTTCTTAGGTTGGGATTGCCGGTCTGCAGAGAGGAGTTGGAGGGTAGGAGGGGAGCTCCTTCCAGGTGACAGCACTAGGTCCTTTCATCAGGGAACTTTGTTTCCTGTTGCTGATAATCAGAACCCCCTCCACCCACCACCCCCGACCTTGAGAAACATGTCCAAAGATACCAGCTTTGTCATTCTAGCAGTCATTCCTCAATCTCTAGGGAAGAGGGCAGAGACAGGACCATAAGTAGCTCAGGGACTAGATGAGGTAAAGGGAGGTTTGGAGCAAGCACCTTAAAGAGATTGAGCTTGGGAAAGGCAGGATTTCTGAATTCTACTGAGATTCCTTCACCAACTCATAAACTTGTTCTTCAAAGGCAAGACACTGGGATGGGGGCAGAACTCTAATAGTGACAGACAAGGACAAGGACAAACTTCATCTCAGCACCTCTTAACCAACCCTTCAGGTGGTTGCTGCTGACTGCCCCAGGGTCCCTAGGCGCTGGCGCCagcgtgtgtgtttgtgtgtgtgtgtgtatgtgtgtgtgtgtgtgtgtgtgtgtgtgtgtgtgtagagggctAGGTCAGAAGCTCAAGCTGCTCGGTGGCAGACTTCCATGAGCCATCAGGTGGAGCAAGAGGAACTTCTTTATCACCAAGAAACTCACATCAACAACCCAAATAGTATAGGCAGTGAGTGAGGTCACAGAGTGAGGGCCAAATTTCACTTCCTTCTATGAGACACGTTGCATCAATCTCAGGTTCAGCACAGGCAGGAATGGGAGGCTGTTCCTGAGGATTTGAAGTTGCAGAGACTAGTGAGTAGACTAAGCTGGGGGAGGCTGAACAATTTGCCAGAGGCTGGACCCAACGTAGAGGCCAGCCTAAGGTGGTCAAATACCTCTTCTCTGTTCCAGGAAAGCTGAGAGGACAGCTGCAGTGACTAACTTGGGTCTTTATCTCCTCTCCCAGGACACACACTCACCACACAGCAGAGCCTGTTTGTTGTGTTGTGCAAGCAGGGGGTGGAGACTTGTGTGGATGGGCAGTTGGGCGGGGACTTAGCAGGTTTGGAGGGAACCTGTCTCAGGATTGCTGgcttttgtttttgctgctgAGTCTGGAGCTCAACTCAGACTAAGATGAGATCTTGGAGGTTACTCTTTAGGGTAgtcgttgtgtgtgtgtgagttgtgAGCACTATTTGTATGGTGAGTCATGGCCCCTTCTATGCTCCCATAGTCACTTATGGAAACTAGTATTATGTATGTTTTCCCAGGCATTCTGCATGCTGCCAGTACCTGATCCTACCTCTGCTATTGCTTAAACCCTCAGAGTCAAACTTTGTGACCAGCCTAGGTCAGAGAGATTGGGGGAATGGCTCAGGTGGTCCCTAACATTGAGGCAGTCTACATGAAGGGAGTGGATGTCACTCTTGGCAATGCTTTATTACCAGTGGTACATGTCATCAGTATCTGGCCCAACTCCCCCAAATGAGAAGGGGaagcaggaaaagaagaagggggAGGAAGCCCTGCTAGGTGTGGACTGGATGAGACAGCATCTCACATGACTACCTTGCTCCCTGACAGAGGAGATGGAGCCGCCTCAGTGTGTGGAGGAGCTGGAAGATGATGTGTTCCAGCcagaggatggggagccagggACCCAGCCTGGGAGCTTGCTCTCTGCTGACTTGTTTGCCCAGAGCCAGCTGGACTGCCCCCTCAGCAGGCTTCAGCTCTTCCCTCTCACCCACTGCTGTGGTCCTGGGCTTCGACCTACCAGCCAGGAAGACAAGGCCACTCAGACCCTCAGCCCAGCCTCCCCAAGCCAGGGTGTCATGCTGCCTTGTGGAGTGACTGAAGAACCCCAGCGACTCTTTTATGGTAGGTGCTCTTAGCCTCAGGGCTCCTCCCATAGATATTGGGGGAAAAGAGGGGACTTTCCCTTCCCAAACATGGCCTCTGCTATTTCCTTCCCCAAACTGATGAGTGGGGGTTGTTGATTCCTCGACTTTCAACCTTCTGTCTTGCTGCTTGTTATTGCTTCTCACCTGTGTTCATGCTCCCCAAAAGGCAAATTGCTTTGTCCTTCTTTTGGCTCTTTTGTGCtttctccttttatattttatacacttGAGTGACAGCCTTTTAAATGCTGACAGTGATTCACCTTCCATAAAGTAGCTAATGCTGCCCTTGAGGGATCTGTGACTTGCTGTTGACACTCAAGAAAAAAACCCAGCCAGTTGTGGTAGAGGAAGGTTCTTGAAGGCAGAAGGTGGCCTCCAGTTGTCACTTGGGA from Ictidomys tridecemlineatus isolate mIctTri1 chromosome 5, mIctTri1.hap1, whole genome shotgun sequence includes:
- the Bmf gene encoding bcl-2-modifying factor isoform X6, yielding MQNSHLGALLQVETLGSIWNSKELGAEEMEPPQCVEELEDDVFQPEDGEPGTQPGSLLSADLFAQSQLDCPLSRLQLFPLTHCCGPGLRPTSQEDKATQTLSPASPSQGVMLPCGVTEEPQRLFYGNAGYRLPLPASFPAGLPLGEQPPEAPAEPKSCVVADSPLPAQPGIKWR
- the Bmf gene encoding bcl-2-modifying factor isoform X7, producing MQNSHLGALLQVETLGSIWNSKELGAEEMEPPQCVEELEDDVFQPEDGEPGTQPGSLLSADLFAQSQLDCPLSRLQLFPLTHCCGPGLRPTSQEDKATQTLSPASPSQGVMLPCGVTEEPQRLFYVSLQACPLESSPLKHQQNRNRVWWQILLFLHNLALNGDENRDRAGPR
- the Bmf gene encoding bcl-2-modifying factor isoform X5; amino-acid sequence: MQNSHLGALLQVETLGSIWNSKELGAEEMEPPQCVEELEDDVFQPEDGEPGTQPGSLLSADLFAQSQLDCPLSRLQLFPLTHCCGPGLRPTSQEDKATQTLSPASPSQGVMLPCGVTEEPQRLFYVSLQACPLESSPLKVSGNIEQRYRSPENFSALQTSSTGFICSKKPRLREVK
- the Bmf gene encoding bcl-2-modifying factor isoform X1 produces the protein MQNSHLGALLQVETLGSIWNSKELGAEEMEPPQCVEELEDDVFQPEDGEPGTQPGSLLSADLFAQSQLDCPLSRLQLFPLTHCCGPGLRPTSQEDKATQTLSPASPSQGVMLPCGVTEEPQRLFYGNAGYRLPLPASFPAGLPLGEQPPEGQWQHRAEVQIARKLQCIADQFHRLHMQQETETQRSEVASLSYPHQQNRNRVWWQILLFLHNLALNGDENRDRAGPR
- the Bmf gene encoding bcl-2-modifying factor isoform X4, whose amino-acid sequence is MQNSHLGALLQVETLGSIWNSKELGAEEMEPPQCVEELEDDVFQPEDGEPGTQPGSLLSADLFAQSQLDCPLSRLQLFPLTHCCGPGLRPTSQEDKATQTLSPASPSQGVMLPCGVTEEPQRLFYVSLQACPLESSPLKVSGNIEQRYRSPENFSALQTSSTGFICSNTSRTEIVCGGRFSSSCTTWH
- the Bmf gene encoding bcl-2-modifying factor isoform X2; the encoded protein is MQNSHLGALLQVETLGSIWNSKELGAEEMEPPQCVEELEDDVFQPEDGEPGTQPGSLLSADLFAQSQLDCPLSRLQLFPLTHCCGPGLRPTSQEDKATQTLSPASPSQGVMLPCGVTEEPQRLFYGNAGYRLPLPASFPAGLPLGEQPPEGQWQHRAEVQIARKLQCIADQFHRLHMQQHQQNRNRVWWQILLFLHNLALNGDENRDRAGPR